The Nicotiana tabacum cultivar K326 chromosome 14, ASM71507v2, whole genome shotgun sequence genome contains a region encoding:
- the LOC107828650 gene encoding ribonucleoside-diphosphate reductase small chain A-like yields MFANYCIFVHLASAIAVHCTNLTYPSSLSNILDTAEEVDLSQDLQQWEALSESEKHFISHVLASFAASDGIVLEKLAARFLNDVQIQEVALGYDKKYNVENPFDWMEFISLQGKANFFERRVGDYQKASVMSSLQDNGKNFEFKLDEDF; encoded by the exons ATGTTTGCTAATTACTGCATATTTGTGCATCTAGCTTCTGCTATAGCTGTACACTGTACTAATCTAACATATCCTTCTTCGCTTTCGAATATATTGGATACAGCTGAGGAGGTTGATCTCTCTCAAGATTTGCAGCAATGGGAAGCCTTGTCTGAATCTGAGAAGCACTTCATCAGTCATGTTCTGGCATCTTTTGCTGCATCAGATGGAATTGTGTTGGAAAAGTTGGCTGCTAGGTTTCTAAATGATGTTCAGATTCAAGAG GTTGCATTAGGGTACGATAAGAAGTATAATGTTGAGAACCCCTTCGATTGGATGGAATTTATTTCACTTCA GGGCAAAGCCAACTTCTTTGAGAGAAGAGTAGGTGACTATCAGAAGGCTTCTGTGATGTCAAGTTTGCAAGACAATGGCAAGAATTTTGAGTTCAAACTAGATGAGGACTTCTAG
- the LOC107828649 gene encoding mediator of RNA polymerase II transcription subunit 33A has product MEVSMDCSLWDSVLELTTVSQEKGGDPLVWAIQVSSCLSSAGVSLPSLELANFLVSHICWENNLPIVWKFLEKALVLKIVSPIIVFPLLSSRVIQNRRLRPAAFRLYMELLRRHIFTLKIHVNMQSYKKIVSFLDSVLYLTEIFGMHADEPGVLVVEIIFSIVWQLLDASLDDEGLLQLTPEKKSRWPTKPEDMEIDGCINDMERNEHKERLKNLNTLLAIELIAQFLQNKVTARILYLVRQNMPVHWGAFVQRIQLLAGNSSALQSSSVISPEALLQLASDAHNLIKTNSLQELYVRSTSRSLATCAGLCFGSSRSSLWLPLDLFLEDAMDGSQVNATSAIEIITDLVKSLQAINATTWHETFLGLWMAALRLVQRERDPIEGPMPRLDTRLCMLFSIITLVVADLIEEEESEACDEIESSIGRHMKKQVAGTRRRDIVSCLQSLGDYQSLLTPPQAIITAANQAAAKAMMFRSGINTNSSYFECINMKDLPINCSGNLYHLIVEACIARNLLDTSAYFWPGYVNGRMNQLPHSVPTQVPGWSSFMKGAPLTQAMINALVSAPASSLAELEKIFEMAVKGADDEKIAAGTILCGASLINGWNIQEHTVNFITRLLSPPVPTDYSGKDSHLIGYAPTLNVLLVGIAPVDCVQIFSLHGMVPQLAASLMTICEVFGSCVPNISWTLTTGEDISVHAVFSNAFALLLKLWRFNHPPIEYRVGDVPPVGCQLTPEYLLLMRNSHLVSSGDMLKDPNRRRLAAVASSSSPNPIFVDSFPKLRVWYRQHLACIASTLSGLVNGTLVCQTVDLLLNMMFKKINGGSQSLISITSGSSSSSGTGSEDTSPRPKLPAWDILEAVPFVVDAALTACAHGRLSPRELCTGLKDLADFLPASLATIVSYFSAEVTRGVWKPVFMNGTDWPSPAANLSNVEEQIKKILAATGVDVPSLAAGGSSPAILPLPLAAFVSLTITYKLDKASQRFLNLAGPALESLAAGCPWPCMPIVASLWTQKAKRWSDFLVFSASRTVFLNNNHAVIQLLKSCFMTTLGLNSSSISSNGGIGALLGHGFGSHFYGGISPVAPGILYLRVYRSIRDIMFLREEIVSLLMQSISDIAHSELPRQRLDKLKIPKNGKKFGNVSLAKTMTRVKLAALLGASLLWLSGGSGLVQSLIKETLPSWFLSIHSSNQGGEGGLVPMLKGYALAYFAVLCGAFASGVDSLSMASKRRPKIIGRHVEFIASVLDGKISLGCDPATWHAYVSGFVSLMVGCTPTWVFEVDAELLKRLSKGLSQWHEEDLALALLSIGGVGTMGSAAELIMEASS; this is encoded by the exons ATGGAGGTATCTATGGATTGCAGCCTTTGGGACAGTGTTTTGGAGCTAACTACGGTATCCCAAGAAAAGGGTGGTGATCCATTGGTTTGGGCAATACAAGTTTCTTCATGTCTGAGTTCAGCAGGGGTGTCTTTGCCTTCTCTTGAATTAGCCAATTTCTTGGTATCTCACATTTGTTGGGAAAACAATTTGCCTATAGTATGGAAGTTTTTGGAGAAGGCATTGGTTCTCAAGATTGTGTCTCCCATCATTGTTTTCCCTCTTCTTTCCAGCAG GGTAATCCAAAATCGGCGCTTGAGGCCAGCTGCATTTAGGCTCTACATGGAACTCCTCAGAAGACATATTTTTACTCTTAAAATCCATGTAAACATGCAAAGTTATAAGAA GATTGTGAGTTTCTTGGATAGCGTCCTCTATTTGACTGAGATATTTGGCATGCACGCTGATGAGCCTGGTGTTCTTGTTGTTGAGATTATCTTTTCAATTGTTTGGCAATTACTCGATGCATCATTGGACGATGAAGGGTTGCTCCAACTTACTCCAGAAAAGAAATCTAGATGGCCAACTAAGCCTGAAGATATGGAGATAGATGGCTGCATTAATGATATGGAGAGAAATGAACACAAAGAACGGTTGAAGAATTTAAATACTCTTCTGGCTATCGAGTTGATAGCACAGTTTCTACAAAATAAAGTAACTGCCAGGATTCTTTACTTGGTTCGCCAAAACAT GCCCGTACATTGGGGAGCGTTTGTTCAGCGTATACAACTACTAGCTGGAAATTCATCAGCATTGCAAAGTTCAAGCGTTATATCACCCGAGGCACTTCTTCAGCTGGCATCAGATGCTCACAATTTAATCAAAACAAATTCCTTACAAGAACTTTATGTCAGAAGCACTTCACGATCTCTAGCTACTTGTGCTGGTCTTTGTTTTGGGAGTAGCCGTtcttccctttggcttcctctAGATCTCTTCCTGGAAGATGCAATGGATGGTTCACAAGTTAATGCTACAAGCGCTATTGAAATTATTACTG ACTTAGTCAAGTCCCTACAAGCAATCAATGCAACAACTTGGCATGAGACATTTTTAGGACTTTGGATGGCAGCTCTACGGCTTGTTCAAAGG GAGAGGGATCCAATTGAGGGCCCTATGCCTCGCCTGGATACTCGCTTGTGCATGTTGTTCTCTATCATAACACTTGTCGTTGCCGATCTTATTGAGGAAGAGGAAAGTGAAGCATGTGATGAAATTGAATCCAGCATAGGCAGGCACATGAAAAAACAGGTTGCAGGCACACGTCGTAGGGATATAGTCTCTTGTTTACAGAGTCTGGGGGATTATCAAAGCTTGCTAACGCCGCCTCAGGCAATCATTACTGCAGCCAACCAGGCTGCTGCTAAAGCAATGATGTTTAGATCAGGCATCAATACCAACAGTTCATACTTTGAGTGCATCAACATGAAGGATTTGCCGATCAACTGTT CTGGTAACCTGTATCATTTGATAGTTGAGGCATGCATTGCCAGAAATCTGCTGGACACTTCTGCTTATTTCTGGCCCGGCTACGTGAATGGACGCATGAACCAGTTACCGCACAGTGTGCCAACTCAAGTGCCTGGTTGGTCATCATTTATGAAGGGAGCCCCATTGACTCAAGCAATGATTAATGCTTTGGTTTCTGCTCCTGCTTCAAG TTTAGCAGAGCTTGAGAAGATTTTCGAGATGGCGGTCAAAGGAGCAGATGACGAGAAGATAGCTGCTGGCACCATTCTTTGTGGAGCCTCACTAATTAATGGTTGGAATATACAG GAACATACTGTTAATTTCATAACCAGGCTATTGTCTCCTCCAGTTCCTACTGACTACTCTGGTAAAGATAGCCATTTGATAGGCTATGCCCCAACGTTAAATGTCTTACTCGTTGGAATAGCACCAGTGGACTGTGTTCAGATTTTCTCCCTTCACGGCATG GTCCCACAACTTGCTGCTTCATTAATGACAATTTGTGAGGTATTTGGTTCATGTGTTCCTAATATCTCATGGACGCTAACAACAGGAGAGGACATCTCAGTGCATGCTGTGTTCTCAAATGCCTTTGCTCTACTACTAAAGTTATGGAGGTTCAACCATCCACCTATTGAATATAGAGTCGGAGATGTGCCCCCTGTGGGATGCCAACTAACTCCTGAATACCTCCTACTAATGAGGAATTCCCATCTTGTGTCTTCCGGAGACATGCTAAAGGATCCAAATAGAAGGAGGCTTGCAGCTGTTGCAAGTTCATCTTCTCCTAATCCTATATTTGTGGACTCATTTCCAAAATTGAGAGTTTGGTATAGGCAACATTTGGCATGTATAGCTTCAACTTTGTCGGGTCTTGTAAATGGGACTCTTGTCTGTCAAACTGTTGATCTTTTACTCAATATGATGTTCAAAAAGATTAATGGGGGAAGTCAGAGTTTGATCTCCATAACATCCGGAAGTAGCAGTTCCTCTGGAACTGGAAGTGAGGATACTTCTCCAAGGCCTAAATTACCTGCTTGGGACATCCTCGAAGCCGTTCCTTTTGTGGTTGATGCTGCTCTAACAGCCTGTGCTCATGGAAGACTTTCTCCCCGTGAACTGTGCACAG GACTTAAAGATTTGGCTGATTTTCTTCCTGCATCGCTAGCAACCATTGTAAGCTACTTCTCAGCTGAGGTCACTCGTGGTGTTTGGAAACCAGTTTTTATGAATGGCACTGATTGGCCAAGTCCTGCTGCAAATCTCTCCAATGTTGAGGAACAGATCAAGAAAATTCTAGCAGCCACTGGTGTAGATGTCCCAAGCCTTGCTGCAG GCGGCAGCTCGCCGGCAATCCTTCCACTGCCATTGGCTGCTTTTGTCAGCCTTACTATAACGTATAAACTCGATAAAGCGTCCCAGCGTTTTCTCAATCTGGCAGGCCCCGCTCTGGAGTCACTTGCAGCTGGCTGCCCTTGGCCATGCATGCCAATTGTGGCTTCTTTGTGGACCCAAAAGGCAAAACGGTGGAGTGACTTCCTTGTGTTTTCTGCATCTCGAACCGTCTTTCTCAACAACAACCATGCAGTCATTCAGCTTCTCAAAAGTTGCTTCATGACCACCCTTGGTTTGAACTCTTCCTCCATATCAAGCAATGGTGGTATTGGTGCACTTCTTGGACACGGATTTGGATCACATTTCTATGGTGGTATTTCTCCAGTTGCCCCAGGTATTCTGTATCTACGAGTTTACAGATCCATCAGAGACATCATGTTCTTGAGAGAAGAGATTGTTTCTCTTCTGATGCAATCTATAAGTGATATAGCACACAGTGAGCTTCCAAGACAAAGGTTGGACAAACTGAAGATacccaaaaatggaaagaaatttgGAAATGTTTCACTTGCTAAAACAATGACAAGGGTGAAATTAGCTGCCTTGCTTGGGGCTTCTTTGCTATGGTTATCTGGTGGCTCAGGGCTGGTGCAGTCATTAATAAAAGAGACTCTTCCCTCTTGGTTCTTGTCTATTCACAGCTCCAATCAAGGAGGTGAGGGTGGTCTAGTTCCGATGCTCAAGGGGTATGCACTGGCATACTTTGCAGTACTCTGTGGAGCTTTCGCGAGTGGCGTCGACTCGTTATCCATGGCATCAAAGCGACGTCCAAAAATCATTGGGCGTCACGTGGAATTCATAGCCAGTGTCTTGGATGGCAAAATATCACTTGGTTGTGATCCAGCTACTTGGCATGCCTACGTGTCGGGATTTGTGAGCCTGATGGTTGGTTGTACACCAACTTGGGTGTTTGAAGTAGATGCTGAGTTGTTAAAGAGGCTCAGTAAAGGCTTGAGTCAATGGCATGAGGAGGACCTTGCTCTTGCTTTGCTTAGCATTGGTGGGGTTGGTACAATGGGATCAGCTGCAGAATTGATCATGGAGGCTTCATCATAG
- the LOC107828648 gene encoding pentatricopeptide repeat-containing protein At5g19020, mitochondrial-like, with translation MIIGFGHKPSFHLLVPIFSLSFPSPKWVSSSAQKTPSSQTPLNHQPHLQITKKQKPNYEFSLVSAFKSCSIDSCITRGQQLHSLVLKSGFESNIYILNSLISFYVKCGLVTDAKSIFDASTRSDAVSCNIMLCGYVKFGLLDEARAVFDKMPEKNCVSYTTMIMGLVQKGFWSEAIWGFRDMRYFGVGPNEVTMVNVISAYLHCGGVEVGKMLHGLVLKVGVTDFVHVSTNLLHLYCLSGCLKDASMLFNEMPEKNVVSWNVMLNGYTKAGLVDLGREIFEQIVDKDVVSWGTIIDGYLQVGRLSEAVRMYSEMLHTGLHPNDVMIVDFLSTCGQVMCIYEGKEFHGVAVKKGFDILDFIQATIVHFYAACGEVDLARLQFEVGNKNHIACWNALIAGLIRNRKIEEARHLFDQMPARDVFSWSSMISGYSQSEKPDLALELFREMLASGVKPNEITMVSVLSSIATLGTFKEGRWAHDYICKNSIPLNDNLSSALIDMYAKCASVNDALEVFNRVREKAVDVSPWNAIICGLAMHGHAHLSLDIFSDLLRRTIKPNSITFIGVLSACCHAGLVEAGEQHFQSMTKLYNVEPNVKHYGCMVDLFGRAGRLKEAEELIRSMPMEADCIIWGTLLAACRTHGNTEIGERAAENLARVEPSHGPSRVLLSNIYADAGKWDDAFLVRQAMRSRGLTRSTAYSGVV, from the coding sequence ATGATCATTGGATTCGGACACAAGCCATCCTTTCACCTTCTTGTTCCAATCTTTTCACTCTCTTTTCCCTCTCCAAAATGGGTCTCTTCTTCAGCTCAAAAAACACCATCTTCACAAACCCCATTGAATCACCAACCCCACCTCCAAATCACCAAGAAACAAAAACCCAATTACGAATTCTCACTTGTTTCAGCCTTCAAGTCTTGTTCAATAGATTCTTGTATCACACGAGGCCAACAACTCCATTCCCTTGTCTTAAAATCCGGCTTTGAATCCAACATTTACATCCTAAATAGCTTAATCTCTTTTTATGTAAAATGTGGATTAGTAACTGATGCTAAGTCTATCTTTGACGCTAGTACTAGGTCAGATGCAGTGTCTTGTAACATAATGTTGTGCGGGTATGTAAAATTTGGGCTTTTGGACGAAGCTCGTgcggtgtttgataaaatgcctgaGAAAAATTGTGTGTCTTATACCACTATGATAATGGGTTTGGTACAGAAGGGGTTTTGGAGTGAGGCTATTTGGGGTTTTCGGGATATGAGGTACTTTGGTGTTGGTCCAAATGAGGTGACTATGGTGAATGTCATCTCAGCTTATTTGCATTGTGGTGGGGTTGAGGTGGGTAAGATGCTTCACGGGTTGGTGTTGAAAGttggggttactgatttcgttCACGTATCCACCAATTTGCTTCATTTGTATTGTCTTAGTGGGTGTTTAAAGGATGCTAGTATGTTGTTTAATGAGATGCCTGAAAAAAATGTGGTTTCTTGGAATGTAATGCTGAATGGGTATACTAAGGCTGGGTTAGTTGATTTAGGTAGAGAGATTTTTGAACAGATTGTTGATAAAGATGTGGTTTCTTGGGGTACGATTATTGATGGTTATTTGCAAGTGGGGAGGTTGAGTGAGGCTGTCAGAATGTATTCTGAAATGCTACATACTGGGCTGCATCCTAATGATGTTATGATTGTAGACTTTCTATCAACATGTGGACAAGTGATGTGTATTTATGAGGGTAAGGAGTTTCATGGTGTAGCTGTGAAGAAGGGTTTTGATATCTTGGACTTTATACAGGCAACAATAGTTCACTTTTATGCAGCTTGCGGGGAAGTGGATCTTGCTCGTTTGCAATTTGAAGTAGGAAACAAGAACCATATTGCATGTTGGAATGCCCTAATAGCAGGACTTATTAGAAATAGAAAAATTGAAGAGGCGAGACATTTATTTGACCAAATGCCTGCAAGAGATGTTTTCTCGTGGAGTTCCATGATTTCTGGTTACTCACAAAGTGAGAAGCCTGATTTGGCTCTTGAGCTTTTTCGTGAGATGTTAGCTAGTGGCGTAAAACCAAATGAAATAACTATGGTCAGTGTCCTCTCTTCTATTGCTACTTTGGGAACATTTAAAGAAGGTAGATGGGCTCATGATTATATTTGCAAAAACTCCATCCCTTTGAATGACAACTTGAGTTCAGCACTGATTGACATGTATGCCAAATGTGCTAGCGTCAATGATGCCTTAGAGGTATTCAATCGAGTTCGAGAGAAAGCTGTTGATGTCTCACCATGGAATGCCATTATTTGTGGCCTGGCAATGCACGGTCACGCGCATTTATCTCTTGATATTTTCTCAGATTTGCTGAGGCGAACCATTAAACCCAATTCAATCACCTTCATTGGAGTCTTAAGTGCATGTTGTCATGCTGGGTTGGTGGAGGCTGGTGAACAGCATTTCCAGAGCATGACTAAATTGTATAATGTAGAACCAAATGTTAAGCACTATGGTTGTATGGTGGATCTTTTTGGCAGAGCAGGAAGGTTGAAAGAAGCTGAAGAGCTCATAAGGAGCATGCCAATGGAGGCAGATTGCATCATATGGGGCACATTGTTAGCTGCTTGTAGAACTCATGGTAACACAGAAATAGGAGAAAGGGCTGCAGAGAACCTTGCAAGAGTGGAGCCATCTCATGGTCCTAGTAGGGTCCTTCTCTCTAACATTTATGCAGATGCCGGCAAATGGGATGATGCATTTCTAGTAAGGCAAGCTATGCGAAGTCGAGGATTGACAAGGTCAACTGCATATAGTGGCGTTGTATGA
- the LOC107828647 gene encoding uncharacterized protein At5g19025 has protein sequence MAPPSSSSSSSSLSKPLKKPSNPNSPNCPSSSSLCNHSPSATLDLLIFILVLFSGTFLIISYFSYIFNSLSLLFPYPLTINVDVLTTQYIFYAFFFVVFFVVVISFEICCGFFGFFRSRKCGKPGCKGLRRAMEFNLQFQKHVRELSPCDSSSSSSSSSSSSSSSSSSSSSSSKAVREINELPWKGGSENNPDYECLRAELRKMAPPNGRAVLLFRSKCGCPVAKLEGWGAKRGRRHKKTLALNGKADNR, from the exons ATGGctcccccttcttcttcttcttcttcttcttccctctcCAAACCCCTCAAAAAGCCCTCAAATCCAAATTCCCCAAATTGCCCCTCCTCTTCCTCCCTCTGTAATCACTCCCCTTCAGCTACTCTTGATCTTCTCATCTTCATTCTTGTTCTCTTCTCTGGCACTTTCCTCATAATCTCCTACTTCTCTTACATCTTCAATTCCCTTTCCCTCCTTTTTCCCTACCCACTTACCATAAACGTCGACGTTTTGACAACCCAGTACATCTTTTACGCGTTCTTCTTCGTTGTTTTCTTCGTGGTGGTGATTTCATTCGAGATCTGTTGtgggtttttcgggttttttagATCGAGGAAATGTGGGAAACCTGGGTGTAAAGGGTTGAGAAGGGCTATGGAATTTAACTTGCAAtttcaaaaacatgtccgagaactgagtccatgtgatagtagtagtagtagtagtagtagtagtagtagtagtagtagtagtagtagtagtagtagtagtagtagtaaagCTGTGAGAGAGATTAATGAGTTGCCTTGGAAAGGTGGGAGTGAGAATAACCCGGATTATGAGTGTTTAAGGGCGGAGTTGAGGAAAATGGCACCCCCCAATGGACGTGCAGTGTTGTTGTTTAGGTCTAAATGTGGGTGTCCTGTCGCTAAACTTGAAGGTTGGGGTGCTAAACGAGGGCGTCGCCACAAGAA GACTCTGGCACTTAATGGTAAAGCAGATAATCGCTGA